TTGTTGACGTATATTGAAGAACTAAATCCAACGGTTTCTTTTTATAAAATCAAACGGATCGTGCAACCAACCTTTACCATTGAGGAAAAAGTTGCGTATGAAGAGTGTTTAGAAGAAAGTGAAGTAATAGATTTTTATCACAATTATGGTCAGTTGCTAGCGATTGTTTATTGGTTAGGGGCAACGGATTTGCATATGGAAAATTTAATTGCTAACGGACCTCATCCTGTGTTGATCGATGTTGAGACGTTGATTCGTCCTGAAATGTTTAAACTGACCAAAAAAATGGCGAGACAAACTCGAATAGAAAAGCATTCAGTCATTGTTGCAGGCTTGCTGCCGCAAAAAAAACAATGGAAGCGTGAGTTGGAGATGGATGCATTATCCGGCACAAAACAGAAATTACCGAAAAAGGTCAGAAGGCTGAGAAATGATCGTTCTAGTGATATTGCTTTTCAACTAGAAGAAGCTTATATGGATGGTGCTCAAAATATTCCACGCCTGGCAGGTAAAGAAGTCGATTATCAAGACTACCGCCATGTGATCCAACATGCATTTAAGGAGATGAACCAGCTACTATTAGCAAATAAAACGGAATTTATCGAGAAAGTCAAAGCGTTATTTGCAAATACAACGATTCGGCTAATCTATAGAGATACTCAAGATTATGGCAATTTATTGAACTTTACCTTGCACACAGAGAGTATGTCTAATTATATTGAGCGGGAAAAGATCATTGAAAACTTATGGGCCAGTCAAATCATTCCAGAAGTGCTGATTCCATTTGAAATTCAAGTGATGTTAGATCACGATGTTCCCCTGATTACAGCGAATACTTCTTTAACGAATGTCTATACAGATGGTCACGAGCTACTTCAAGTATTAGCAAAGTCACCTTTGCAGGATACAGTGGAGCATATGGAAAAAATAACGGAGAAAACCAGTCACTTTTCCTATCTTCTATTAAAAGAAAGTTTAGGTACGCTAGAATATAATACCCAAGAAATAACAATTCCAACGAGAAACGGATCAATTGACGAACCGTTAGTACAAAAAGCTGCCGATATTGGAGATAAAATCCTTGATCAGCTTGTTCTGGAGCCAGAACATGGTGAAGTAGATTGGATGTCAGTGCTTCCAGAGTCTGATGACGAGATCAGCATTGTTTATCCTGATACTGACCTTTACGGAGGAAGTGCAGGTGTGTATTTATTTTTCGTTTATCTAAATCATTTGGTTCCTAAAGAGAGCTATCAAGAAGTGATCGACTTACTGGAAAAAGAAATCTTTTTAGGCGAGGGCAAAAAAGATACTTACGAGAGCGCTTTTTTTGATGAAGGGATGCGCGTGACTGTCGCTTTTTATGTGACAAGATTGCTCAATGATGCCAAGCATCGGATCTATCTGGAAACCAGTTTACAAGCCTTAAAAGCACGTCAAATCGTAACGGAAAATCAATCCAATGAATGGCTTTACGGCAAAGCTAGTTTATTAGCCGTTTTAGCAGCTATCTACCAAACCTATGCTAGCACAGATGCATACGAAGTACTTTTAGCCTATTCACAAGCCGTGACTTGTAAAGAAATGGAAGACAATAGTTTTGCTCACGGCTACGCTGGTGTCTGCTATGGTTTAAGCAAGGCAAATCAAGTCCTTAACGAGACAAAGACTAAAGAAAAACTAAACTGGTATCAACAAGCATTTGAAAAAAGGCTTGAAGAAAACAAGCAGCTGAATAATTCTTGGTGTAAAGGAACTACTGGGATCAAAGAAGTGTGCGAATTGCTGAATATCAAGTTCCCTGATGAAAAGTTCAAAAAAATAGATGAAATGAGTAGGGCAGATGATTGTCTGTGTCATGGCACATATGGAAATAAAGACAATTATTTAGGTGATATTTTTATATTAAATGATGGTGTTATTAAATTGAAGACTGATCCAGCAAGTGTCCCTGTAGGGTTATTCTGTGGATTAGCTGGAGTTGGGTTTCAAGTGCTAAGAGCATACGAGCCGTCCCATGTTCACTCCTTGTTATTTATTAAGTAACACAATCTGAAAAAAGAACTTTACTTATTTGAGAGAACGTTTTATAATCTAAGTATTAACGCAAGGGGGAGAAATAATATCATGAGAAAATTATCGATTGAAAAAATGGAAGCAGCAAAAGATTTGAAAAAAGTGGATGCAGTTGTAGGGGCTTCGTTTGAAAGAAGTAAACGTTCTGACGATATAATGAAAGACACTGAAGAATCTAGCGCAGCTATTGGCTGGTATACAGTACTTATTTGTTTCTAAAAAAAAAGAACTAGGTTTATCCTAGTTCTTTTTTTTTAATTTGATTTCTTTAAAATCATAATACCGAATGCTTCAGTTCCAGATATAAGTAATAAAACTAAATTTATCATCCAATAATAAGAAACTTGGTTATAGGCTACCACATCATAAAGAGTTGTACCTAAAATAAACAGTAGAATTATAGTAACGATAAATGAAATAAAACTTGCTGTTGAAATAATTTTCTTTCCTCGTTCATCTTTTCCTTCTTTACTAAAGAAAAAGTAGACTGAGTAAATAATAAATATCAACGAAAGTCCAATAATTAAAAAACTAGACCAGTGATTTACAGGCAAGTTATCAAAAAAAGATTTAAGTGATTCAGTCATAATTTATCCTTTCCTTCCGTTAGTCGGTTTCTTCGTTCGTTTGCTCGTCTTCTGTCAATTTTTTGAAAGTGAAGATTTGTTCAATCGGCACTTCGAAAACGTCTGCTATGTCATGAGCCAGTAAAAGGGAAGGATTATACCTATTTCTTTCTAACTGAATAATTGTTTGTCTAGATACTCCCACCTTGTCAGCAAGTTCCTGTTGGGTCATGCGTTTCATGGCTCTGTAGACGTGAATGGAACTCTCAAAAGATGAGTTCTTCTTTTTTGGCAATGCAAATCCCTCCAATAGTCTAATTTATGTATTAAATAAAAAGCGCATAGTCAATATACCATATCTTACTTTCACTTACAAATATCATGCAGATAAAATATAAAGAAAAAAGCCAAGCTTCTCGATTAGCTTGGCTCTTGTTTCTGGAAGGAATCAGTGTATTGAATGATCATTTTTTACTTTTAGTTATACATGTAAAGTAATTAGTTGAATTTCTTGTTCATAAACCAAATCTTGTCTTCATTACATTTTCTACATTTCTTTTCTTAAATTTTTTTCAATCAAACTATCTTTATACGTGTTTTTTTACTTTATTTGGATTGATTGTCCAACTTTTCACACATATTCACTATTTTCTAAAGATGTTTTTATGATTTTTATACTTTACACATACATCGGGATGAAAGGTGAATCGTGTTCTGCTAACAATTTTGTGTTTATTTTTGTCTGCTTCGAGAAATTCTTCAATACAACTGATATTTCCTCCTTCCTTCTATAAGTATAGTAACATATGTGGTAAGCGTTTTCAAGTTGGAAGACTCAGGTATTTACAACTTTTTTTATTGATTGGCAGGTTCTCTACGGAAAAAAATGCCAGAAAAAAATAAAAATTTAGCCATTTTTATTGAAGTTTGAAAAAAAAACATGGTATAGTGAATATAGATACTATATTAATAGAAGGAAAAAAATAAGAATGGGGGGATAGGATGGAAGCATACAAACAACCTATCGAGACAATTATCAAAGAAGTGAACACAAATAAAGAGCACGGCTTATCAGGGCAAGAGGTAAAGAATCGACTTGCTGAACATGGTGCCAATAAGTTCCATGAAGCCAAAAAAGAATCTGTATTGAAGAAGTTTCTTCATAGTTTATCTGATTTTACAACAATTATTTTATTAGTTGCAGCAGCTATTTCCTTTTACACAGCAATTGCTACAGATCATGGGGATTATTTTGAAGGGATTTTGATTATCGCCATCGTGATCATCAATGCAGTATTAGCGATCGTTCAAGAAGGAAACGCTGAAAAATCGTTGGCTGCGTTGCAGGATATGAACAAACAAAGCAGCTCAGTTTTACGTGATGGCAAAGTTGAGACCATCGATGCAGAAGATGTTGTTGTTGGCGATATACTAGTATTAGAATCAGGGTCGATGATCACAGCGGATGCCCGCTTGATTCAAGCATCCCAACTCAGAGTAGAAGAATCTGCACTGACTGGAGAAAGTGAACCTGTCGAAAAAGATTCGGAGTACATAGGAAAAGAAGATGCACCGATCGGTGATCAGATCAATATGGTCTTTAAAGGTTGTACAGTAGCAAATGGTCGTGGGCGAGCGATTGTTACAGCAACTGGGATGCAAACTGAAATGGGTAAAATCGCTGGTTTGTTAAATGACGATGTGACTCAACAAACGCCTTTACAAAAACGTTTGAACCAATTAGGAAAGCGAATTAGTTTCATTGCACTTGGTGCTGCAGCATTAGTCTTTATCATTGGTGAATTACAAGGTGAGCCGATCTTAGAAATGTTTATGACGGCAGTCTCGTTAGCTGTTGCAGCTGTACCTGAAACCTTGATGGTGATTGTGACATTGACATTGGCTTACGGTGTACAGAAAATGGCTAAAAAACATGCGATTATTCGTCGTCTGCCAGCGGTTGAGACATTAGGAACAGCTAACGTGATTTGTTCCGACAAAACAGGAACCTTGACGCAAAATAAAATGCGCGTCAGACGAGTTTGGTCTCGTGGAGATGAAGTAACGGACACTGAAGATGCGATGACAGATGAAGCGATGGAAGTCCTAAAAATGGCTTCACTTTGTACAGACGTTATCGTAGATAAAGATGGCGATGATTTAGTCATCAAAGGAAATCCTACAGAAGCTGCGATTGTTCGTGCAGTAGAAGAAAATTATCATACCAAAGCTGAATTAGAAGAAAAATACCCGAGAATCGGTGAAATTCCTTTCGATTCAGAGCGTAAGATGATGACGACTGTGCATAAAATGGGGAAAAAATATATCTCTGTAACTAAAGGCGCGTTCGATGTTTTGTTGACTCGTTTCCGTTTTGGAGACGTTGAACAAGCTGCTGTGGTAAATGACCGCTTTGGAAAACGTGCTTTACGTGTAATAGCAGTGGGTTATGCCATCTATGATGAAGAACCTACAGAAATCACTTCAGAGGCGTTAGAGAAGAATTTACGGCTATTAGGATTGATTGGCATGATCGATCCGCCAAGACCAGAGAGTAAGGGCGCAATTGCTAGAGCGAAAAAAGCAGGGATCAAAACAGTCATGATCACAGGAGATCATGTAGTGACCGCTGGAGCGATTGCCAAGGAATTAGGTATTTTAACGGATAAAAGTGAAGCATTAACAGGGTCAGAATTGCAAAAAATATCTGATGAAGAATTGGATTCACGAGTGAAATCACTCTCTGTTTATGCTCGAGTAACGCCTGAAGACAAAATCCGTATCGTTAAATCTTGGCAGCGGACGGGTGCTGTTGTTGCGATGACAGGAGACGGTGTTAATGATGCACCGGCCTTAAAAGCGAGTGATGTTGGTTGTGCTATGGGGATCACTGGAACAGATGTCGCCCAAGGTGCAGCAGACATGATTTTGACTGATGATAACTTTGCGACAATTGTTGATGCGGTTGCCCAAGGGCGTGCTGTTTATCGAAATATCCGTAAAGCAGTCAACTTTTTGCTAAGCTGTAATATTTCGGAGATATTTATTGTCCTGATCGCTATGTTGCTTGGTTGGGGAGCACCGTTTACAGCCGTTCAATTATTGTTTGTAAACGTTGTTGCTGATGGTTTGCCTGGTTTTGCTTTAGGAAAAGAACCTGCTGAAAAAGGCATCATGGATGAAGCACCGATTCCAAGAAATGAAGGGATTTTTGCACGTGGCTTGTGGCAAAAAATTGGAATCAATGCCTTTGTCTTTACGGTAATCACCTTGTTTGGATTCTACTTAGGTGCAAATGTCGATTCAGTTTCTTACTTTTTCGAAGCAAGCCATGAAATTGGTCAAACAGTAGCATTCTTAATTTTAGCTTATTCATCAATTTTACATGTGTTTAATGTGAGAAGTACAGAATCTATTTTTAGAGTAAAACTATCGACAAATAAATCATTGTTTGAAATGGCTGTATTGGCTGTCATTATTACAACGGTCATTGCTTTATTACCGTTCACACAAGATCTGTTTGGCTTAGTTCCGATTGGGATGAATCATTGGTTATTAGTAATGGGTCTATCGATCATACCGATTTTTGTCAATGAAATGATCAAATTCCATTATTCAACGGAAGAAGACGTAGAATAAAATCGTAACAAAGAGAACGCTTGACGTGTTGATTTCTTAGTAGGAATCTATACGTTAAGCGTTCTTTTTCAACACTCCTGATGGATTGAAAGAATATCTTGAAAATACTATTGAATTTATTTACATAAAAGACTTGCTAAAATGATGAAGGAGTATTATAGTTGTTATCAAAATCAGTTGTTTTATTTTTTAGCTGGTGTTTTTTTAAATTTAATTATAATTAACAACCAATATTTTTATTTGGATGCCCAAATAAAAATCTTAGGGGAGTAGCAGCATAGTTTATCTATGTTTTTAGATCAACAGCAAGTGTGCAAACACTGGTCTAAGAATGAAATTGCGAGACCTAAGTGTAAGGGCCGAGTGTCGTTTCACTTAGGTCTCTTGTTTTACTTAAAAAGCGGGATTAGGGGAATGTTCAGTCGAACCTGATCGAGCCTGTTCAGCTTTTAGTATCGTTTAGCTTCAAGAGCTAGCCTCTCGGGAAAAAGATAAAATCTGCCTGTGACAAAGAGCGCCACAAACAAATTTTCCTATTTTTCAGTC
The Enterococcus silesiacus DNA segment above includes these coding regions:
- a CDS encoding lantibiotic biosynthesis protein, whose product is MIEEVTYSYAATLSERIDCWKNQTIEADKERYLEQWQARKSLLKAPDYQKMFQHYHWDEATFSVGLMPFTEERAQLLLPMIEKSDWFQLHRRLFSAEIPIKDLSLTAALRFHLDYYKQHIQTLLQKFPLIQLSAVVIEDLIAQLSDEFFFIAQKTLAWDVHQMIEEYQLQAESKEEEFANYIKEFLGDKQRTYLFYGEYPTLARILATRLTFACEMIEAFFSSLNDATEQLAEVFAITTPMNLTQIKLGQGDSHERGKTVIQFQVQEKALIFKFKNLEIGERFNTLLTYIEELNPTVSFYKIKRIVQPTFTIEEKVAYEECLEESEVIDFYHNYGQLLAIVYWLGATDLHMENLIANGPHPVLIDVETLIRPEMFKLTKKMARQTRIEKHSVIVAGLLPQKKQWKRELEMDALSGTKQKLPKKVRRLRNDRSSDIAFQLEEAYMDGAQNIPRLAGKEVDYQDYRHVIQHAFKEMNQLLLANKTEFIEKVKALFANTTIRLIYRDTQDYGNLLNFTLHTESMSNYIEREKIIENLWASQIIPEVLIPFEIQVMLDHDVPLITANTSLTNVYTDGHELLQVLAKSPLQDTVEHMEKITEKTSHFSYLLLKESLGTLEYNTQEITIPTRNGSIDEPLVQKAADIGDKILDQLVLEPEHGEVDWMSVLPESDDEISIVYPDTDLYGGSAGVYLFFVYLNHLVPKESYQEVIDLLEKEIFLGEGKKDTYESAFFDEGMRVTVAFYVTRLLNDAKHRIYLETSLQALKARQIVTENQSNEWLYGKASLLAVLAAIYQTYASTDAYEVLLAYSQAVTCKEMEDNSFAHGYAGVCYGLSKANQVLNETKTKEKLNWYQQAFEKRLEENKQLNNSWCKGTTGIKEVCELLNIKFPDEKFKKIDEMSRADDCLCHGTYGNKDNYLGDIFILNDGVIKLKTDPASVPVGLFCGLAGVGFQVLRAYEPSHVHSLLFIK
- a CDS encoding Cro/Cl family transcriptional regulator; the protein is MPKKKNSSFESSIHVYRAMKRMTQQELADKVGVSRQTIIQLERNRYNPSLLLAHDIADVFEVPIEQIFTFKKLTEDEQTNEETD
- a CDS encoding magnesium-transporting ATPase encodes the protein MEAYKQPIETIIKEVNTNKEHGLSGQEVKNRLAEHGANKFHEAKKESVLKKFLHSLSDFTTIILLVAAAISFYTAIATDHGDYFEGILIIAIVIINAVLAIVQEGNAEKSLAALQDMNKQSSSVLRDGKVETIDAEDVVVGDILVLESGSMITADARLIQASQLRVEESALTGESEPVEKDSEYIGKEDAPIGDQINMVFKGCTVANGRGRAIVTATGMQTEMGKIAGLLNDDVTQQTPLQKRLNQLGKRISFIALGAAALVFIIGELQGEPILEMFMTAVSLAVAAVPETLMVIVTLTLAYGVQKMAKKHAIIRRLPAVETLGTANVICSDKTGTLTQNKMRVRRVWSRGDEVTDTEDAMTDEAMEVLKMASLCTDVIVDKDGDDLVIKGNPTEAAIVRAVEENYHTKAELEEKYPRIGEIPFDSERKMMTTVHKMGKKYISVTKGAFDVLLTRFRFGDVEQAAVVNDRFGKRALRVIAVGYAIYDEEPTEITSEALEKNLRLLGLIGMIDPPRPESKGAIARAKKAGIKTVMITGDHVVTAGAIAKELGILTDKSEALTGSELQKISDEELDSRVKSLSVYARVTPEDKIRIVKSWQRTGAVVAMTGDGVNDAPALKASDVGCAMGITGTDVAQGAADMILTDDNFATIVDAVAQGRAVYRNIRKAVNFLLSCNISEIFIVLIAMLLGWGAPFTAVQLLFVNVVADGLPGFALGKEPAEKGIMDEAPIPRNEGIFARGLWQKIGINAFVFTVITLFGFYLGANVDSVSYFFEASHEIGQTVAFLILAYSSILHVFNVRSTESIFRVKLSTNKSLFEMAVLAVIITTVIALLPFTQDLFGLVPIGMNHWLLVMGLSIIPIFVNEMIKFHYSTEEDVE